A stretch of Dehalococcoidia bacterium DNA encodes these proteins:
- a CDS encoding pyruvate carboxylase subunit B has protein sequence MGIKITDTVLRDSHQSLLATRMRTEDMLPICEALDAIGYHSLEIWGGATFDTCLRFLHEDPWERLRQIKARLKKTPTQMLLRGQNAVGYRHYADDVVNTFCEKAVENGMDIFRIFDAVNDVRNLETAMRAVKRAGGHVQGTICYTVSPVFDADVAVTMGKELVQMGADTVCLKDMAGLLDPFTAGEIIGKLRRALDVPLQLHSHCTSGFADMAYIKAIEAGVDIVDTAISTLSHGTSQPPTETLVATLRGTKWDTGLDLNKLNEIAEYFAGVRKKYEAFESESFGVDAGVLIHQMPGGMISNMINQLREQNALDRLDEVLAEMPRVRKDMGYPPLVTPTSQIVGTQAVMNVLAGEPYKRVTRETRQYFQGFYGRAPAPVNEEVQHKVVDHDQPIISDRPADHIAPELAQARAEIGDLARSEEDVISFALFPQPARDFFTWRNAGDGPEPALVAAIAAALAAEAEKARPAAPPDGHANGRSAWKLAGRQRGLRAR, from the coding sequence ATGGGCATCAAGATTACCGACACGGTGCTGCGCGACTCGCACCAATCGTTGTTGGCGACGCGCATGCGCACGGAAGACATGCTGCCGATCTGCGAGGCGCTGGACGCGATCGGCTACCACTCGCTGGAGATCTGGGGCGGCGCCACGTTCGACACCTGCCTGCGCTTCCTGCACGAAGACCCGTGGGAGCGGCTGCGGCAGATTAAGGCGCGGCTGAAGAAGACACCGACGCAGATGCTGCTGCGCGGCCAGAACGCAGTGGGCTACCGTCACTACGCTGACGACGTGGTGAACACGTTCTGCGAGAAGGCCGTCGAGAACGGCATGGACATCTTCCGCATCTTTGATGCGGTCAACGACGTGCGCAACCTCGAGACCGCGATGCGCGCGGTGAAGCGCGCCGGCGGCCACGTGCAGGGCACGATCTGCTACACCGTCAGCCCCGTGTTCGACGCCGACGTGGCCGTGACGATGGGCAAAGAACTGGTGCAGATGGGCGCCGACACCGTCTGTCTCAAGGACATGGCCGGCCTGCTCGACCCCTTCACCGCCGGCGAGATCATCGGCAAGCTGCGCCGGGCGCTGGACGTGCCGCTGCAACTGCACTCGCACTGCACCAGCGGCTTCGCCGACATGGCCTACATCAAGGCGATCGAGGCGGGCGTGGACATCGTCGACACGGCGATCAGCACGCTTTCGCACGGCACCTCGCAGCCGCCGACCGAGACGCTGGTGGCCACGCTGCGCGGCACCAAGTGGGACACCGGCCTCGACCTCAACAAGCTGAACGAGATCGCGGAGTATTTCGCCGGCGTGCGCAAGAAGTATGAGGCGTTCGAAAGCGAGTCGTTCGGCGTGGATGCCGGCGTGCTGATTCACCAGATGCCCGGCGGCATGATCTCCAACATGATCAACCAGCTGCGTGAGCAGAACGCGCTGGACCGGCTGGACGAAGTGCTGGCCGAGATGCCGCGCGTGCGCAAGGACATGGGCTATCCGCCGCTGGTCACGCCGACCAGTCAGATCGTCGGCACGCAGGCGGTGATGAACGTGCTGGCGGGCGAGCCGTACAAGCGGGTGACGCGCGAAACCCGCCAGTATTTCCAGGGCTTCTACGGCCGCGCGCCGGCGCCGGTGAACGAGGAAGTCCAGCACAAAGTGGTGGATCACGATCAGCCGATCATCAGCGACCGGCCGGCCGACCACATTGCGCCTGAGCTTGCGCAGGCCCGCGCGGAGATCGGCGACCTCGCCCGCAGCGAGGAAGACGTGATTTCGTTCGCCCTCTTCCCGCAGCCGGCGCGCGACTTCTTCACCTGGCGCAACGCCGGCGATGGCCCGGAGCCGGCATTGGTGGCCGCGATCGCGGCCGCCCTGGCGGCGGAAGCCGAGAAGGCGCGGCCGGCCGCGCCTCCGGACGGCCACGCCAACGGCCGCTCGGCCTGGAAGCTGGCCGGCCGGCAGCGCGGCCTGCGCGCGCGGTAG